A section of the Spirosoma pollinicola genome encodes:
- a CDS encoding HepT-like ribonuclease domain-containing protein, producing MSKRSAYILLTDMLEAVNAIQEYTVGLDYESFLANRMARDAVIRNVQVLGEAANRISKPFRDQYSMIEWMRIIRTRHILVHDYFGLDYEIIWRIITVHIPPLREAVKQILDSAPPEDADIEQI from the coding sequence ATGTCTAAGCGGTCAGCCTACATATTATTAACAGATATGCTTGAGGCTGTCAATGCTATACAGGAATACACTGTTGGTCTGGACTACGAATCGTTTTTAGCAAACAGGATGGCAAGAGATGCAGTTATTCGAAACGTTCAGGTTTTGGGCGAAGCTGCCAACCGTATCTCTAAACCATTCCGAGACCAGTATTCAATGATCGAATGGATGCGTATTATTCGGACTCGTCATATTTTAGTACATGACTATTTTGGTCTTGATTATGAAATTATATGGCGTATAATAACCGTTCATATACCTCCTCTTCGAGAGGCAGTTAAACAAATTTTAGACAGTGCCCCGCCAGAAGATGCGGATATTGAACAAATCTAA